In Polyodon spathula isolate WHYD16114869_AA chromosome 11, ASM1765450v1, whole genome shotgun sequence, one genomic interval encodes:
- the LOC121322878 gene encoding bromodomain adjacent to zinc finger domain protein 2B-like isoform X14, which produces MESGERLASPPSASSSVPSASSTATATAPSKGSLSTGATALSATLTTCGHLFRASGDQPFTLSAVSSAFPMVNHPAFGLYTTSSGRSEFGGLGTLGASAALATHPQLGPFPEWWRTSDAHACAGATFFPPLLRIPPLFAAPVQNADSSSFQSRTASKNGRGAQKGMNGAVNGSSNTLPSGVNTSAMAVTVLGSSGQTKVANSSGRGRKCNQEQTNSQLQDKAADKPKDKKLRKKLDDSSSNSDSESGSSSDTSSEGVSSSDSEDDDDDDDEEDDDDQSNEESEDDDSNSESEARVKDKTKVLMQNVKEAKKDGQKAVEDKEPQDKTTNQQRHFASDPETRKQPQVLSQQLPLVFQSSEAKDEMGKKHLSVIHSTGLAASTKPLALVTQARKESFPKPHFSSLEILNTGNKNTTEEPGSQINDLRLKQSFYLQEQFKLAFPVQLKKQQELYKNQKKVASALSSPKPTTDSPASQKLTPANRNHSNIFLSNTLLGHHQPNGVIQSAIQDSPLALTTKPRSQPKSNDKPVLNSSSASFPSPVNLCTSGKNHSSNQMMPTRPSTSPALSRVSGKDKAIGAMVTPVGKAPSHLVQSLLDQFRGAESDIPSSKDSDDSIEDEDDEDDDEDDDDEDEEDEEDSDDSQSESVSNFDSDSDGSEDDEKDHEEIETDTEGEKTPLKLNKTAPSPTNCTPLNLQVIKTPNSAPSALLTVPGSPAYHSTPSSSYTHSTSPGSAKRRRVTDERELQIPLEYGWQREARIREIGGRLQGEVAYYAPCGKKLRQYPEVMKYLTRNGITDITRDNFSFSAKIRVGDFYEARDGPQGMQWSLLNKEEVIPRIRAMEGRRGRPPNPDRMRSGDGSRMRRRKGRPPNVGASEILSNTDAKLIRRLEAQEIARQAAQIKLMRKLEKQALARAAKEARKQQAIMAAEEKRKQKEQIKIFKQQEKIKRIQQIRLEKELRAQQILEAKRKKKEEAANAKISEAEKRTKEKEMRRQQAILLKHQERERRRQHMMLLKAVDARKKAEEKERLKQEKKDEKRLNKERKLELRRLELEIAKELKKPNEDMCLADHKPLPELNRIPGLVLNGSTFSDCLMVVQFLRTFGKVLGFDISVDVPHLSVLQEGLLNVGDSMGEVQDLLVRLLSAVVCDPGLPPGCRAKTALGDHLTNIGINRDNVSEILQIYMEAHCGQTELTESLETKAFQAHTPMQKASILAFLVNELACSKSVVSEIDKNIDHMSNLRRDKWIVEGKLRKLRIIHAKKTGKRDTSGCADGGEEQQALGTPTAGRKRKQKGGDSDDDDDDDDDDDSDEQGDEEEDEEDDGKKGKKVEACEDEDDGYQTTSVEELEKQIEKLTKQQSQFRRKLFESSHSLRSMMFGQDRYKRRYWVLPQCGGVFVEALESGEGQEELAKERERLKNAEMIQVKEEPPEVPEEKPLDIISLNIGGAESREKGKQKDNPNLFLQKPGSFSKLSKLLEVAKMSPELDTLNQKPNGSQASIPTMIPSPSHTISQSALSPQPAVSQGCSDSKPDSTLNLFNPHLNSPGKFYSSPLLPNDQLLRVLTEKSGQWFSLLPRTPCDDTSVTHPTMPTTSSPKSSTMRSKSPSPSPAPILVSGSPQHPVGLNPFAFSALQMKPGLHLMGLPFCGWPSGMLSPNLPFTSSPLPHALNSGFGVTEGNHNPFLAASVSTSKSESPVPQNEKPPSAPSPAIEVAKPVDYPCPRPIPEEMQTGWWRVTDAEELRTLVKVLHLRGIREKALQKQIQKHMDYISQACSKNRDVAIMEISNNEENQVTQETLESWCVEEQAMDMDIAILQQVEELERRVASASLQVKGWIYPEPHSEREDLVYYEHKPLTKLKPEEDNVGEKQDCSDSSIVRHINNPLDIAVTRLAELERNIERRGEEDIAPGLKVWRKALSEVRSAAQVALCIQQLQKSIAWEKSIMKVYCQICRKGDNEELLLLCDGCDKGCHTYCHRPKITTIPEGDWFCPACIAKASGQSPRSKKLQNRGVRKGNDVKCSKKLSVAGDVSEDDAASTSSTPKKGGKEPKKRKGDENTSLNQTKQESSSCVKKAKTARDNAKDLALCSLILSELETHEDAWPFLLPVNLKLVSGYKKVIKKPMAFATIREKLDSCQYQNLEAFVVDVRLVFDNCETFNEDDSDIGRAGHNMRRFFEIRWTELFQTS; this is translated from the exons ATGGAGTCTGGAGAGCGGCTGGCCTCCCCACCATCAGCCTCCTCCTCTGTGCCCTCTGCCTCCTCGACAGCCACAGCAACAGCCCCCTCCAAAGGCAGTCTATCCACAGGGGCCACTGCACTGAGCGCCACACTCACCACCTGCG GGCATTTGTTCCGGGCATCCGGGGATCAGCCATTCACCTTGTCCGCTGTATCAAGTGCCTTCCCAATGGTCAATCACCCAGCCTTCGGTCTCTACACTACAAGCTCAGGGCGTTCAGAGTTTGGAGGCCTGGGAACACTTGGTGCATCTGCAGCCTTAGCGACACATCCTCAGCTCGGGCCTTTTCCAG AATGGTGGCGAACATCAGATGCCCACGCTTGTGCTGGTGCAACTTTCTTCCCACCTCTTCTGAGAATTCCTCCTCTCTTTGCTGCGCCAGTTCAGAATGCGGATTCCAGTTCATTCCAATCCCGGACAGCAAGTAAGAATGGCCGAGGAGCACAGAAAG GAATGAATGGTGCCGTAAATGGGAGCAGCAATACACTGCCATCTGGAGTGAACACATCTGCAATGGCTGTCACAGTATTAGGGTCATCAGGGCAAACAAAAGTAGCAAACTCTAGTGGAAGAGGTCGGAAATGTAATCAAGAGCAAACTAATAGTCAGCTTCAGGACAAAGCTGCTGACAAACCTAAAGACAAG AAACTCAGAAAGAAGCTGGACGACAGCTCCAGTAACAGCGATAGTGAGTCTGGCTCATCATCGGATACCTCTAGTGAAGGTGTAAGTAGCAGTGACTCTGAAGACGATGATGATGACGACGATGAAGAGGATGATGATGATCAAAGCAATGAAGAAAGTGAGGATGATGACTCTAACTCTGAAAGTGAAGCAAGAGTGAAAGACAAGACAAAG GTGTTGATGCAAAATGTGAAAGAAGCCAAAAAGGATGGCCAAAAGGCAGTTGAAGATAAGGAACCCCAGGATAAAACGACAAACCAACAGCGACATTTTGCTTCTGATCCCGAGACTCGGAAGCAGCCCCAGGTTTTGTCACAGCAACTCCCCCTTGTTTTCCAAAGCTCAGAGGCCAAGGATGAGATGGGAAAGAAGCACCTGAGTGTCATTCATTCCACAGGGCTTGCAGCCAGTACAAAACCCTTGGCTTTGGTCACTCAAGCAAGAAAGGAGTCCTTTCCTAAACCACATTTTTCTTCATTGGAAATTCTCAATACGgggaataaaaatacaacagagGAGCCTGGCTCACAGATTAATGATTTGAGATTGAAGCAG TCTTTCTACTTGCAGGAACAGTTCAAACTGGCATTTCCAGTGCAACTGAAGAAACAACAAGAATTGTATAAGAACCAGAAGAAAGTAGCTTCAGCTTTGTCCAGTCCTAAACCCACCACAGATTCCCCAGCCAGTCAGAAGCTGACCCCTGCTAACAGAAACCATTCAAATATCTTCCTCTCTAATACACTTTTGGGGCATCATCAGCCCAACGGGGTGATCCAGAGTGCTATCCAGGACTCCCCCTTAGCACTTACCACCAAACCCCGAAGTCAGCCAAAATCCAACGACAAGCCGGTTCTAAATTCCAGCAGCGCATCCTTTCCATCACCAGTAAACTTGTGTACAAGTGGAAAAAATCATTCCAGCAATCAGATGATGCCAACCAGGCCATCTACCTCTCCTGCTTTATCCAGGGTGTCCGGGAAAGATAAGGCAATCGGTGCTATGGTAACTCCTGTAGGAAAAGCCCCGTCTCACCTAGTGCAGTCTTTGCTGGATCAGTTCCGGGGGGCAGAGTCGGACATTCCCAGCAGCAAGGACTCTGATGATTCCATTGAGGACGAGGATGATGAAGACGATGACGAGGATGACGATGACGAAGATGAGGAGGACGAGGAAGATTCTGATGATAGCCAGTCAG AGTCTGTAAGCAATTTTGATTCCGACTCGGATGGTTCAGAGGATGATGAAAAGGACCATGAGGAGATAGAAACAGATACTGAAGGAGAGAAAACTcctttaaaactaaacaaaacagctcCTTCACCTACCAACTGTACACCTCTGAACCTTCAAGTAATAAAGACCCCGAACTCTGCTCCTTCTGCCTTACTGACTGTGCCAGGGTCACCAGCCTATCACAGCACTCCGTCATCTTCGTACACTCACTCCACATCACCAG gctCTGCTAAAAGGAGGAGGGTAACTGATGAACGGGAGCTACAAATTCCTCTAGAATATGG ATGGCAGAGAGAGGCAAGGATAAGAGAAATTGGTGGTCGTCTGCAAGGGGAGGTAGCATATTATGCCCCATGTGGAAAGAAACTGCGACAGTACCCTGAAGTAATGAAG tACCTTACCAGAAATGGAATAACAGACATCACACGAGATAATTTTAGCTTCAGTGCAAAAATAAGGGTTGGGGACTTCTATGAAGCCAGAGATGGACCTCAG GGTATGCAGTGGAGCTTGTTGAACAAGGAGGAGGTTATCCCTCGTATACGAGCTATGGAGGGGCGAAGAGGGCGCCCCCCAAACCCAGATCGAATGCGTTCCGGTGACGGATCTAGAATGAGGCGCAGGAAAGGACGACCTCCTAACGTTGGGGCCTCTGAGATCCTCAGCAACACTGATGCCAAACTGATCAGAAGACTAGAAGCTCAAG AAATAGCCAGGCAAGCAGCCCAGATTAAACTGATGCGAAAACTTGAAAAGCAAGCACTGGCACGTGCTGCTAAAGAAGCAAGGAAACAGCAAG caaTCATGGCAGCTGAGGAAAAGCGAAAACAGAAGGAgcaaataaagatttttaaacagCAG gAGAAGATCAAACGAATCCAGCAAATAAGACTGGAAAAAGAGCTTCGAGCTCAGCAAATTCTTGAg GCTAAAAGGAAAAAGAAGGAAGAAGCAGCAAATGCCAAAATATCGGAAGCTGAGAAACGAACAAAG gaGAAAGAAATGAGAAGGCAACAAGCTATACTTTTGAAGCACCAG gagcgagagaggagaaggCAACATATGATGCTGTTGAAAGCTGTGGATGCTAGAAAGAAAGCTGAG GAGAAAGAACGATTAAAGCAGGAAAAAAAGGATGAGAAACGTTTAAATAAGGAACGGAAATTGGAGCTGAGGAGACTGGAACTGGAGATTGCGAAGGAGCTGAAGAAGCCAAATGAGGATATGTGCTTAGCAGATCATAAG CCACTTCCAGAGCTGAATCGCATTCCCGGCCTCGTGCTGAACGGAAGCACCTTTTCAGATTGCCTGATGGTAGTGCAGTTCCTGCGTACCTTTGGGAAGGTTCTTGGCTTTGATATCAGTGTGGATGTCCCTCACCTGAGCGTGCTTCAGGAGGGGCTGCTCAATGTGGGAGACAGCATGGGAGAAGTGCAGGACCTGCTAGTGAGGCTCCTGTCAGCTGTCGTTTGTGATCCAGGACTGCCACCTGGCTGCCGC GCAAAAACTGCTCTTGGTGACCATTTGACAAACATTGGGATTAACCGGGATAATGTGTCGGAGATTCTGCAGATATACATGGAGGCACACTGTGGTCAGACAGAGCTCACTGAAAGCCTGGAGACAAAAGCTTTCCAGGCACACACTCCAATGCAGAAAGCATCAATTCTGGCTTTCCTTGTGAATGAGTTGGCATGCAGCAAGAGTGTAGTGAG tgagatTGACAAAAACATCGACCATATGTCTAATTTAAGAAGGGACAAGTGGATAGTTGAAGGCAAGCTCCGGAA GCTGAGGATTATTCATGCCAAGAAAACAGGAAAAAGGGACACAAGTGGATGTGCAGACGGGGGGGAGGAGCAGCAGGCCCTGGGCACCCCCACTGCTGGGCGCAAACGCAAGCAGAAAGGAGGGGACagtgatgacgatgatgatgatgatgatgatgatgatagtgaCGAGCAGGgggatgaggaggaggatgaagaagATGAcggaaagaaaggaaagaaagtgGAAGCTTGTGAAGATGAG GATGATGGGTACCAGACCACCAGTGTTGAGGAACTGGAAAAACAGATTGAAAAACTCACCAAG CAACAGAGCCAGTTCAGAAGGAAACTGTTTGAATCGTCTCATTCCTTGCGGTCAATGATGTTTGGTCAGGATCGATATAAGCGCAGGTACTGGGTTTTGCCCCAGTGTGGTGGAGTTTTTGTGGAGGCCCTGGAAAGTGGAGAAG GTCAAGAGGAACtggcaaaagagagagagagactgaagaaTGCAGAAATGATCCAGGTCAAGGAAGAGCCCCCTGAGGTACCAGAGGAGAAGCCTCTTGACATTATCAGTCTCAACATCGGCGGTGCAGAGAGCAGGGAGAAGGGAAAGCAGAAGGACAATCCTAATCTATTCTTGCAGAAGCCAGGCTCCTTCTCCAAACTCAGCAAACTCTTGGAAGTAGCAAAAATGTCTCCAGAGTTGGACACGTTGAACCAGAAACCAAACGGGAGCCAAGCCAGCATCCCCACAATGATCCCTTCTCCCAGTCACACTATTTCACAAAGCGCACTGAGCCCACAGCCGGCTGTTTCCCAGGGCTGCTCAGACTCCAAGCCGGACTCTACCTTGAACCTGTTTAATCCTCACCTGAACAGCCCAGGGAAGTTTTACAGTTCTCCGCTGCTTCCAAATGACCAGCTTTTAAGGGTACTGACAGAGAAAAGTGGACAGTGGTTTAGCCTTTTACCAAGGACACCTTGCGATGACACCTCTGTAACCCATCCCACCATGCCTACAACATCCTCCCCCAAGTCTTCAACAATGAGATCTAAATCTCCTTCCCCATCTCCAGCACCTATACTGGTGTCTGGATCACCACAACACCCAGTGGGGCTCAACCCCTTTGCATTTTCAGCACTTCAG ATGAAACCTGGCTTGCACCTAATGGGGCTTCCCTTTTGTGGATGGCCCTCTGGAATGCTGAGTCCAAATCTGCCCTTCACTAGTTCTCCACTACCGCATGCGCTGAATTCAGGATTCGGAGTGACAGAGGGAAATCACAATCCCTTCTTGGCAGCCAGCGTTTCCACAAGTAAAAGCGAGTCTCCTGTGCCACAAAATGAGAAGCCCCCATCTGCCCCCTCTCCAGCAATTGAAGTAGCGAAGCCTGTGGACTATCCCTGTCCAAGGCCCATTCCAGAAG AAATGCAGACTGGTTGGTGGAGAGTCACAGATGCAGAGGAACTTAGAACGTTGGTTAAAGTATTACATCTCAGAGGAATAAGGGAAAAAGCCTTGCAGAAGCAAATTCAAAAACACATGGATTACATCAGCCAAGCTTGCTCTAAGAATagagatg TTGCCATTATGGAGATAAGTAACAATGAAGAAAACCAAGTAACTCAGGAAACTTTGGAGAGCTGGTGTGTAGAAGAGCAGGCAATGGACATGGATATAGCAATTCTGCAGCAAGTGGAAGAGCTGGAAAGGAGAGTAGCTTCCGCAAGCCTGCAAGTCAAG GGGTGGATCTATCCAGAGCCTCACTCGGAGAGGGAAGATCTGGTGTACTACGAGCACAAGCCACTCACTAAGTTGAAGCCTGAAGAAGATAATGTAGGGGAAAAACAAGACTGCAGTGATAGCAGCATTGTGCGCCACATCAACAACCCCCTAGATATAGCTGTAACCAGGCTGGCTGAATTGGAGAGGAACATTGAGCGAAG AGGTGAAGAGGATATTGCTCCGGGCCTCAAAGTGTGGAGGAAGGCATTGAGTGAGGTGCGCAGTGCTGCTCAGGTGGCTCTCTGTATTcagcagctgcagaaatcaaTTGCCTGGGAGAAATCCATCATGAAAGTT TACTGCCAAATTTGCCGAAAGGGAGATAATGAAGAACTACTCTTGCTATGTGATGGTTGTGACAAAGGATGTCATACTTACTGTCATAGACCCAAGATAACCACAATACCTGAGGGTGACTGGTTTTGTCCTGCCTGCATTGCGAAG GCAAGTGGTCAGTCCCCAAGGAGCAAAAAGCTCCAAAACCGAGGAGTGAGAAAAGGCAATGACGTGAAATGCAGCAAGAAGCTGTCCGTGGCTGGAGATGTCTCGGAGGATGATGCTGCAAGTACAAGCAGTACTCCAAAGAAAGGGGGCAAAGAGCCCAAAAAGAGGAAAGGTGATGAAAATACATCCTTAAACCAGACCAAGCAGGAGAGCTCCTCCTGTGTGAAAAAAGCTAAAACAGCAAGAGATAACGCCAAGGATCTGGCTTTGTGCAG ccTTATCCTGTCTGAGTTGGAAACACATGAAGATGCATGGCCATTCTTGCTTCCTGTGAATTTGAAGCTTGTGTCTGGCTataaaaaagtaataaagaaaCCAATGGCCTTTGCAACCATTCGAGAGAAACTGGATAGCTGCCA GTACCAAAATCTTGAAGCATTTGTTGTGGATGTCAGACTAGTTTTTGATAACTGTGAAACTTTCAATGAAGATGATTCTGACATAGGAAGAGCTGGTCATAACATGAGAAGATTTTTTGAGATACGATGGACTGAACTTTTCCAAACAAGCTAA